In Propionispora hippei DSM 15287, a genomic segment contains:
- a CDS encoding DoxX family protein → MRELYVWFSQGLYSYRNIGLLLFRLGLGGMFMWHGFPKIAGGVEKWTELGQTMAVFGITFAPVFWGFGSAFAEFVGGFLIAAGLFYRPACLLLISNLSIAFLSQMLTDKGLLKSSQSLEDGFSFLAALFIGPGKYSLDEYLGLNSSASWGKRIMKPHW, encoded by the coding sequence ATGCGGGAATTGTATGTGTGGTTCAGCCAGGGGCTGTATTCCTATAGAAACATTGGACTGCTGCTGTTTCGCCTTGGGCTTGGCGGCATGTTCATGTGGCATGGTTTTCCGAAGATTGCCGGCGGTGTGGAAAAATGGACTGAACTGGGGCAAACGATGGCGGTCTTTGGTATTACCTTTGCGCCGGTATTTTGGGGATTTGGTAGTGCCTTTGCCGAATTTGTCGGGGGTTTCTTGATTGCTGCCGGTTTGTTTTACCGTCCGGCTTGTCTGCTGCTGATCAGTAACTTAAGTATTGCCTTTCTCAGCCAGATGCTGACAGATAAGGGCCTGCTAAAATCATCTCAGTCCCTGGAGGATGGATTTAGCTTTTTGGCCGCTCTTTTTATTGGGCCTGGTAAGTACAGTCTGGATGAATATCTGGGCTTAAATTCTTCGGCCAGTTGGGGAAAAAGAATAATGAAGCCGCATTGGTAA